Part of the Nicotiana tabacum cultivar K326 chromosome 20, ASM71507v2, whole genome shotgun sequence genome, ccagaatcagaaccaccagcTCTTCAGTCAGTGCCAATTGTTAGAGAATTTCCAGAAGTTTTCCCAGATGACCTTCCCGGACTTCCTCCCGAAATAATCATAGACTTTGGCATTGATCTCATGCCAGGAACTCAGCCCATATCTAATACCTCCTTATAGGATGGCTCCAGCAGAACTTAATGAGTTGAGAGAACAGTTGAAAGACCTTCTTGACAAGGGTTTCATCAAACCGAGTGTTTCACCGGTGGGGTGCCCCGAtcctgtttgtaaagaagaaagatgggtctctcagaatgtgtgtcgattattggcagttgaataaagttaccattaaaaataagtacccactgccaagaattgatgatttatttgatcaacttcagggtgcaaagtacttttcaaaaatagacttgaggtcggggtaccatcaattgagaATCAGGGAAAAAGATATATCTAAATCAGCCTTTAGAACTCGCTACgggcactatgaatttctagtgatgtccttcgggttgacaaataccccagcgGCATTCATGGAGCTCATGAACAGAGTTTTCAAACCATTCCTGGATACCTTTATTATTGtgtttatagatgatattttggtgtactctaAGAGTAAGGAAGATCATGCAGAACACCTTAGAATAGCCTTGCAGACCTTGAAGGAAaatgagctttatgccaagttttcaaaatgtgagttctggttggagtcagtggcattcttaggccacgtggtatctagtgaaggaataaaagtagaccctcagaagacagaagcagtcaagaactggcctaggccgacaacgccaaccgaaatcaggagtttcttggggttagctggctactatagaaggtttgtagaggggttttccttacttgcagctccattaactaagttgactcagaaagtagttaagttccaatggtcagacgcttgtgagcagagttttcaagagttaaagaagaggttgaccactGCACCTGTATTAACCTTGCCGACAGGTTTGGGTGGGTtcacaatgtattgtgatgcctccagaGTGGGCCTTGGTTGTATTCTTATGCAAAatggaaaagttattgcttatgcttccaggcagttaaagaatcatgaaaagaactatcccaCACACGACTTAGAGCTCGTagcagtggtgtttgcattaaAGATATGTCGACATTACCTTTATGGAAAGCATTCTAAAGTGTTTACAGACCACAAAAGCCTCcagtacattttcaagcaaaaagaactaaatttgagacagagaaggtggctcgagctattgaaagattatgacatcaatatcctttatcacccgggcaaagctaatgtggtagcagatgcacttagtaggaagtcaatggGCGTTTTGGCCCATCTTGCAGAACAAAGGCGATCTTTGGgtcgagaaattcaaaaactagcaaatgatggaattagattggatgagaccgaagaaggagatataactgcttatgccttagcgcaatcctcccttgttgcgcatgttaaggctaagcaagacgaagatccgtacttagtgaaattaaaagaaggagtcagaaacaaagaaatcACTGCTTTCACTCAAGGAAGTGATGGAGTTTTGAAGTTTAATGATCGGTTATGTGTGCCTGATGTAGGTGGTCTTAGGAAGGCCATAATGGAAGAAGCTCACAGTTCGAGGTACTCTATCCACCCAGGTGCTACCAAAATGTATCTAGATTTGAAAGAGTTGTATTGGTGGAAAGGCATGAAGAAACAAGTAGCAGATCATGTGGCTAAATgtttaaattgccagcaagtcaaagccgagcatcagaggcctggtggcctagctcaagacatagagataccacagtggaagtgggagatgattaatatggatttcgtagtaggtCTACCTCGCACATACCGTAAGCATGATTCAATCTGGGTTATTGTAGACCGACTGACAAAGTCCGCACATTTCCTACCAGTAAAGACGACAGATTCTGCAGAGCAGTATGTGCAGttgtacatcaaagaaatagtctgattgtatggtactccagtttcaatcatatctgacagaggccctcagttcacggcGCATTTTTGGCAGGCATTTCAGAAAAGATTAGGTACCAAGGTCAACTTAAGCActgctttccatccacagaccgatggccAGGCAGAAAGGACCATTCAGACTCTCGAAGATATGCTGCGTgcgtgtgttatagattttggaggtaattgggatgatcacttgccacttatagaatttgcttacaataacagctatcaagCCAGCATTaatatggctccttatgaagcaTTGTATGGGCGGAGATGTaggtctctggtgggttggtttgaactaGCAGAGGTGTCGTTGATTGGTCCAGAGTTTGTTTGTGAGTCCTTGGAGAAAGTTCAGCTAATTAGAGAAAGACTTAAAGCGACTCAGAGTTGTCAAAAGTCTTATTCTGACAAGAGGCATCGTGAGttagagttcatggttggtgataaggtgtttttgaaagtttcaccaatgaaaggagttatgaggtttggtaagaaagggaaacttagccctagatttatcggaccttatgaaattctagaaaagaaaggaaacgtGGCTTATAAAGCTAGCAATACCCATTGAGTTGTCCTCTGTTCAtcctgtctttcatgtgtctatgcttagaaagtacattcatgatgagtcgcatataatacctgccgataccatagaaattaaagaaggcttgacttatgaagaggtacctatagaaattctcgataggcaagtaaggaagttgagaacaaaatatttagcatcggtaaaagttttgtggagtaatcatgattcaaaagaggctacatgggaggtcgaggaagatataagaaagaaatatccatatttatttgaggaaaaaggtatgtgaacctaagtttggtttgacatttatatttcatttattaaatacaagttagCAAATGTTTCTGTCCTTCCAAGATTATACTTAGCTGTTGTAGTAATTTAGTTTATGCCGTagtatatttaattcattaaagtgATTTACTTATGCTAAAGTTGTTGTGCTTTAGATTCTTGTTAGTTATTGTAGTACCTCCTTGCCGGAGTATGAGTAATTAATATATGAGTTGCgtatggtgcctatgaatggCCTGTTATGGCATTATTGGTTGTTGTTGATGTAGTTGTGGCATTTGTGACAGGGATAATTTTTTTGGATAGCCCaatttacaagggaaactctgccgaaatttttgaaaatttagggagttagccaaatttttgAGTCCCTTGGGAGAGTGGGTAGTGCTAAGAAAATTTAAGAGGTTCAAGGACCTAAGGAATGATTGTTAGCTTAATAATAAGACCCtagcaacattcgaggatgaattttTTTAAGGAGAGAAGATTGTAACACTCccccaaatttataaaagtttcgaGACACGCTAACTATAGAACtaatttattactatttttattatttttatcttgcctatatatataaaaaaaaaattggatatacaattaagaaaatatcaatagttttaaaattattaattttcaaaaaaaaaaagggtatCATTAGTTAgtagtaatttaaaaaaaaatggaaaaaggctTAAAAGCCCATAAAAAGGGTTGCTTGAAACAATAGCCTCCAAGCCTTAAAAGAGAGGCAGAACGTTATCAAAAAGGACGGAAAgcaaaagctaaaaaaaaaaacagaatcgTTCCTCACGAAACAGAGGCTTCATTTATCACACAAGCAACGAAAGATTCTAGGGTTCTTTACAAATCACTAATTCTTGAATTCAGGTATATAAAATTCCCTATTTTCAATTATCCTAAAGTAGTAATATGTAAGAATTGAATAGCTAATTCCCTTCTTCCTCTATATCAATAATAAATTTCATATTTAGGTGTAgtactttaaaattgattaaaatatattggttgttgtagaatcgattGGTTGACTGGTGTCAATTTGACTGGGGCTACGTATTGGCTCGAGAagttttgaggtgatttgatataaccctttactaaagtggtttaactcacaaaagcacgcatacaaggtgtttgacgaattgcttaaaagagtttatctttatttaattagAGCGAGTGAGTACCCATTAATTTAGAATTGTTCTAGCAAAAGTTTAGATGATATATTATGCTATATGTGCttcaattttcagatttttgtgttattcttatatgttattttcatgttgaaaattatgaagaagaaagaatctttagaaatatttttatatgtttatttcattcttatgccatgctttacatttaaggacaCCAATATGAGCATGTACATAATATTctataaagaaaagatttagacttgaaaagtcacaagaagaagttttagaaagaaacgatttttggggagtatcctttattctgagaaggggtcatcgtccaggccgagggtcctgaccaaggcattgacttcctgaaactacttgtgccaaagtagggagcatacgagccgagggtcttgttgctgagaatttacttagtcatgctaaggtatgatacatgagcgctgagaaccatgaagcgagtggcacctcgtggattgggcctattcgatcaggttgggatcgaacccgtgccgatcacacggtgactgagatAGAATTAGAATTAAGTCACGATAGTTGGAaatcccaaagtataaagtgaagtattttttttaaagaaagaaaaagaaaagaatttcttttagaatattcataaattgctattatgcaattattttagaattattcttataagctttatgttctacATGCATTTGGAACCTTTACTCATAATGTAAATGTTATTAAAGTTTCTccccctgttgttgagactcactgagtacagtggatggtactgacgttctcttttgggaacctacgttggtctgcggtacaacgtaggaaccggatttgcaggcgagcaggctacgagTTAGGACTTCCTTCCCTTCCAGTgatattggtgagctccgcttttgttcgtggagtattcttagagtcattttcatttagctatttctttgtttatttagagaactggccaggaaatctcatgtcctgagcagtgcatcaatttatcagtagaggcttcatagacatagtcatTGGGTTGAGATTCAGATGTCattttataataacttagcagtaattcagtagttactacgaataaagctttggagttgatttatttacATATTTGAATTAATCCAAATGTATTTGTTTAGAGTATTGctttgttgcatataaagtttggagttataatagggttgataagcagagatggttcgctcggtcatgtttagtgatcgagtgTCGGTCTCGGCTTGTTcaggaaatgggtcgtgacacaaataattaaaagtgcGATTCCAATTCACTCGCAATCAATTCAAGTAGACATACGAGCGGGCACATTCAAAACCATACATAACAAGTCACAGAATCGAATCACCGAGAAAATAATTAACATTAAAATGAGTAAAGGATTGAAGGATTCAACCTTAATGCCAAGAACTTTTTGATCAATCGGGAGGAGGCAAGTATAATGCCTTAAATCTACTGAATCCCAACACAAAGTACAACagcaaaataatttaagggtCGCGAACCGGAACACGCACGTCGCGGCTAGAACCTACAATCGGCAACAAACTCGAATCGGACTCGGCTTGACTCCATTTTTAagacaaaaatccgaaattgagaAGAAGATACAGACTTTGTCGTTTTTTTTGTTTATAAAATTTAAACTAGGTCACGAAATCTGAAAAATGAGAATGAGATCAGAAGCAAATTTTTTGTAAACCCTAACTTCTCACTCAATTTTCCTCTCCCCTCTGTTTCTTGATTTCAAGTTTTCAACATGTATGTGCGTTCCTGAGCAGATGCTGCTCTCTCGTTCCCAGTGAGTTTGCCGGCGATGGAAGTAAGACAgaaacgagagagagagagaggtgggAGTCATTTTCCGGCAAGTTTTTCGggttgaagatgaagaagaagatgaaggaacAGGGGCCGTTCCCGGAGTTCAGCCGCTGCTGGAGATCGGAGTCGTTTGGCTGTGTGCGGGGTGGTAGTTTGGGGTGGCTGTGATGAAGAAGAAGAGCGGCGGCGGCGGCTGCTTGTTTTAGGAGGCGTAGGGTTTGTTGTAGTCTCGTTTTGGGTGCAAAAAGATCAAGCCATGGTTGTCTTGTATGTTTGTGTCTTTCTAGGGTTTTATCTTTATGGTTTTaggttgaagaagaaggagatagGTTAGGGTTTTAGTCTTGTTGTCCAATGTTGAAGAAGATGGCTTATGGCTGCCTTTTTATGTTAAAGTTCTAGGGTTTATGTTGTagtagatgaagaagaagaagattaggGTGTTGATGGGGTATTTGGTTGAGTTGTTAAATTATGGGCTCATATTTGAATTGGGCTCCGAAATTTACAAAATTTGGCCAAAAGCAAGCTGAAAATCCAATTTAAATacctataaaatataaaaactcttagttgaaattgataaactattaatattaaaataaaagctaaaaatgaaagttgaaacaatttttttggtattttcaagattaaaatgactacaaaacattaatgaaattatttttataattttcattttcttataataaaataaagtaaaagagtcaaaattagctgaaatagcgatattcagacctaaactaaatatttaacactaaaatatgtaaaatcttggggagggtcaaaaatcacatgtctacaatgaGCAGAGATAAAAGTActtggggtcgtttggtatgatacattagataaaataatatatgtattaacTTTGTGTGTTAATAATATCTTGTTTGGTTCACTttttgaacctatgcattagttatgcaccATATTctgtattatcctatgcataactaattcACGGGAAACCATGATATTAACAATGCAATAtattttaatgcatgcattagcttagtcaAAGACAAAATTGCCTTTCAAAATTTATGCTCCcgctatttatatatatactctgCCAATTTCTTTATTGTAAATTTATAAATATGTACTCTACTACTACGTACTGGAGTGCACTTGTAATCAACtcattttccttttatattttttaatccaAACTTTCTTTGCCTAATAATCCAAGAAAGTGGGAAACAAAATTACTTCCCTAGTAGATAAATAAATActtaacatattttttttataaataaatattcagttctatgctacaatataggtagacaaatcaaataattttttaaagacctttaatttttcatataaaaatattcatcaacatatttttttttaaaaaagataaaGTGATGGACCGGTTATGATGGTATtttcataaataaataattctttttgaaaattgtgcaatgctttaatacatcaaaccaaacaatggataagaaatatatcAGCATAACTAATACAAACATAACTAATATTAGCATTACTAATATATTCAgtattattcttatacaccctaccaaatgaccccttagtaCATGCAACACAATTATGCAAGGAGTTTACTACTTTAAGTTGCGTGGTGAAATTTTCAATACGACATAATAGcgagtaattgaacaaaaatataaaactatAAAAGATTATAAATGCACGCGTGCTTATCCTGTTATAGGGGTGGCAAACGATTGAGTTAGATCGGATATACGCGGGTTGAAAATGGATAAtgaaaaaatagataaaatgatccgacccatatttaatacagatAGAAAATGAGTTAATCGACGAATAATATGGAGATCCATTGGTTATTCATTTTTTAAGCGGATAATACCTCGTTAAGATCATATTGGCATACTCTTCCAAAAAAAGTAAGAGCAAACTCCATTGAAGACGAGAGTAAGGTATAACAAGGTCATTTCTGTCCATCGCCCTTCTCACGGAGCACTTTTACCTTAAAAGATCAAGATCTGTGAATGAAATGTCCTTTACCCGATAATAATAGGAACAAAATGTAAATGATTCATCCGTGCCAATGTCCTTCATGTAACTAGGTCTTTGAATGAAATGTCCTTCATGTAATTAGTGATGATTGGAAATATTTATAGAGAATTAGGTAGACCAAACATCAAACATTAACAGACAAATAATCTCTTATTTACTTTGAAAGACAAATTATCTattaaaataaagtgaaataagTTCAGCTAAAGTATTCTTTGGCTTCACATAATTAACTCCAATTTATATGAGACTGAGGCAAGTCGAATGATTAATTGTGACTAATCAAATTCAAACACTATACTTTTCCAATATACGTATTTATCATGTTAATGGATTACTAAAATGTGGTGTCTTTTGAACAAGATAAAAGTGATGTAGTGGTAAAAACTAATACTTCAAGAAGCAATAATTTAAATTAACACGTCGACAAGAATTTTGTGATATTAGACTGCCATTAGAAACACGTCGACAAGAATTTTGTCGTTATTTCTCTAACTCCAATACGAACAACCTAATTTGGCCGAAAtgattctttttctttgtccAAGAAATGATGTTTAATGTTGGCTGAATATTAAGCAGGAATAACTTTTTGTTAAAAAAAGGtgctgatttttttttatatttacaaAAAGAACCAAATTATTATTTACGCCAAGGCTActtaactggtaaagttgttgatatgtgaTCAACATGTCATGAGTTCAAGCCgtagaaacaacctcttgcagaaatgtaggttAAGACTGCATGCAGTAAATTTATGTGGTCCGAACCTTCGACGAACCCGACACATAGTGCTAGGGCTGGGCATATATCAGATATAACCGATAAACCGAACCGATAaaatactattgggttatcggtattgggttattAGATAAATAGTTCGATAACGGTTTAATGTTATTTGACTAATGGGTTATCGATATTGGGTTATTAGGTAAATAGTTCGATAACTTATAATGTTATTTGACTAATGGGTTATCGGTCCGGCCAATTTTATTAAAGGTTTAACCGATGCCcaataaactttatcaaaattataattttacccaATAAGTATATAAAACCACCTTATGGCTTCATTCTCTCAATTCTCTTGGTAGTTACTCTTCATCTTCTTACCTTAATCCTTAGAgtaaattttaaacttttatgaatttctcattttaatttttcaattaagatttttagttttaaaCTTTAGAGAATTAATTGTTCAGATTTTTagtttctctatttgtttcttttgttgtaCTGATTCTTTAGTATTTACAAgattaggattttattatttttctatgaaTTATGCCTGCCCGCAATGAGATAGTAAGATTAGATTGGTAAATGTCTTATCCCTTACTCCTATTAACTTATACCTTTGAAAATTGAGATCATTCATTGAGATTTTCAAAtgcaaagaaaattttattttctaagttgaaATTTAGTCTCTGTTCTCTTAAGAGCAAAAATTCAATTCCTTTCTCTTAATAGTATGgtcacgatttctataataaaGACATGGATTTTTTGGATAGTTTTTATTCTTATCGGGTAAatcgataaccgaaccgataaagATTGATAATCGACTAATCGATACTCGataaccgatatcttatcggttcaGTTATCGAGTTAGTATATTCATAAACCGATACGAAGaaccgataatattcataaccgaaccgaaccgaaccgatcAATGACCGCCCCTGCATGTGCCCTTTAGAATAAGTGCCACTGTCGGAAAATTTTGAAAGCACAAAAATAGATTAATCAACTGCACCTTCTAGCTCTCAACAGTACTCTCAGGCCAAACTTGTCTCAATTGCTAATACTAAATCTTGCTAGTCTAATTCACATCTTAAACCATAGAAAAATGTCTAGTTTCACTATGCAAATCTTAACAATATCCTCATTTTCCACTCAAAAGTACCCATCTTCTGATTTTTTCACTCAGCTAGTACAGAAAAAATCTCCAGCCAAAACAAGAAGAATAAGGAGAGCAAGAATTAAAATTTTGGCCATGGCAAGTGCTAattcagataaaaatgaaaaCCCCACTAAGTTAATTACCTTTTTAGGTAAAGGGGGTTCTGGAAAAACCACTTCTGCAATATTTGCAGCTCAGGTTTGTCAATTAATTACTtaatttttctttaaagattcaatctttatgcTCAATTCTATCTTTTGTATACATTAGATGGGAATGTTATCTTTACTACATAATTTTGCTTTAAAGATTCAATCTTTTAAATGCATTAGATGTTATCTTTACTGGTATATAATTTTGCTTTAAAGAATCAAtctttttgctttctttcatcTGTTGTAATGTTATCTTATTGATATAAAATGTGGGGTTGTATTAATGCTTTTAAAATTAACATTGGGTTGTGTGAGAGGATAAGAATTGCTTGTTTGGCAGATATGTAAAGTGAAGAATGCTTTCATTTACTCTATGTAGAACTTGTATATTTGAGTATTAAAATTTGCTTGAAGAAGGGCTTATGGTTTTTGATTGAATTGGGTGAGATAAAAACAGGAGATTCCCCAATATGTATGCTGTAATTGACTTAGCGAAGTAATTGAGTAAAATGTAAAATTCAAGTTTTTGTTGAGATTTAAGGTCTAGACTTGTACACTTAAATTTTGAGTGTGTAAATCAGGAGAAAAATGGTACCTTTTATGTTAATTTATGAAGAAATAAAGATTGCGATAttttcctctgattcttcttcttatatatataaaatatcagGTATAAAGCGTAGTTTGAGTACTCCACTTAGCTATTCGCGTACTTGTGATTAAAGTTGTTAAATGCTTTGTAGCCTCACCATTGAAGGAATAGTTAGCTTGGGAGTTGGAATAGTTGTGTCTATTACTTGTCTTAAGTTTTTAACTGAGCAAGGCAACTAGATTTTAGCCAAAACTAAGTAAAGATTGAGTTTTTCTGTTGACTAAAAAATTTCTTTTAGCTGAGTCAAGCTATGATTTATGAGGTTTTGTAATGAGTATATCAAGAAAACTCAGAATAGAAGAATACGTCCTTATCTTTCATCATACTTAATTTCATGATTTGCTTCATTTATCTTAAATAAAATGATTGTCACGGATTCTCTGGCTCTATTTTCCCCTATAAATTGTAACAGCATGTTCTTCTGCTTGGGCAGTTTGTTATCTTGGCATTAGCAGTGCAATTTGTGTTGTTTtatatctttcatttttctttgtatgttctatgatgttttatTATGTTCATCTAGTACTCGCACATAAAGATAAAGAGACAATATCATTGACCCCTGATTCTGATGCTATCTTTTCCCCTGTAGAACCTTAACTAACGCTGTATCATATCAGGAATCACGAGTCGCTTGAATATGATAAAGTTAGGTAGACTAACTGGCCATGTTCTTTTTCTTACCAGCATTATGCAATGGCAGGGCTCAAAACATGCTTGGTGATACATTCTCAAGATCCTACAGCTGAATATCTTCTGAATTGTAAGATTGGGACAACGCCAGTAATGTGCAACGGCAACCTCTCAGCTGTTAGATTGGAAACTACAAAAGTTTGTTCTTCTTTAATCCCTACTTCACCTGTCTCCCTGCAGTATTGAGATTATACATTTGGTTGCAATTCATTTGGGCTGAACAATCATCAGTAATTGCAGATGCTCCTTGAACCTCTCAATAAACTGAAGCAAGCGGATGCTCGTCTTAATATGactcaaggagttcttgaagggGTGGGTATGTAACTTAGTGGTGCGATTATCTGGCATTCTTTCGCCAGAAAATGGATGAGTCCCTCTTTTGAGTAACTATTTTCAAAATGTAGTAGGTGGTCGGAGAAGAGCTTGGTGTGCTTCCTGGAATGGATTCCATATTTTCGTCCCTAGCACTCGAGCGGTTTGTAGGATTTGTTGGAAATGTGGTTCAAGAGaacagaaaaaaagagaaattcgACATTATTATATACGATGGTATCAGTACTGAAGAAACGATAAGGATGATTGGTGCGACCAGCAAAGCAAGGTTAGATCATCTCAAGACTTGTTATATGCATCTATGCCAAAACCGGTGTGGCATATCATATCTTTATTTCCCTGTGCAGATTATACTTAAAATATCTCCGCAATGTAGCTGAGAAAACTGATTTAGGAAGGCTGGCAAGTCCCTCTCTTTTGAGACTTGTAGATGAAGCCATGACTCTAAGCGGTAGAAATCTTAATCTGAATGGGAAAACGAGTTCAGAAATTTGGGACTTTTTAGAACAAGTATTGGAGGTATGCCAGCTACGTATCTGTTTTCAAAATACCATCTAGTTTGAACTAAATGTTCTATTTGTTTTGCATGCTGCAGAGAGGGTCT contains:
- the LOC107778513 gene encoding ATPase GET3D, chloroplastic; translation: MSSFTMQILTISSFSTQKYPSSDFFTQLVQKKSPAKTRRIRRARIKILAMASANSDKNENPTKLITFLGKGGSGKTTSAIFAAQHYAMAGLKTCLVIHSQDPTAEYLLNCKIGTTPVMCNGNLSAVRLETTKMLLEPLNKLKQADARLNMTQGVLEGVVGEELGVLPGMDSIFSSLALERFVGFVGNVVQENRKKEKFDIIIYDGISTEETIRMIGATSKARLYLKYLRNVAEKTDLGRLASPSLLRLVDEAMTLSGRNLNLNGKTSSEIWDFLEQVLERGSTIFAEPQKFGCYLVVDRNSPASLACALRYWGCIIQAGAQVSGAFALASPNSSGEPGATTNDFSPLPSAFIPHISMAAQLDWNNIMQHTHSESARNLLTITANKTSIPPVIFDPANKTVTLLMPGFDKSEIKLYQFRGGSELLVEAGDQRRVIRLPSQLQGKVGGAKFADRNLIITMR